One Paenibacillus riograndensis SBR5 DNA segment encodes these proteins:
- a CDS encoding Mini-ribonuclease 3 produces MSGPFNLESAWFPYEPSKPARLLSPLVLAYAGDAIYEVAVRQYLISLPNLRPNHLHRTATGLVSAKAQSTILAYLEPELTDEEKDVARQGRNAKSGTIPKNADVLEYRHATAFECLIGYLYYTGQQARIRELVDSSIQYMMNRPK; encoded by the coding sequence ATGAGCGGGCCGTTTAATCTGGAGAGTGCCTGGTTTCCCTATGAGCCCTCCAAGCCGGCCCGGCTGCTCTCTCCGCTCGTACTGGCATATGCCGGGGATGCTATCTATGAAGTGGCGGTACGCCAGTATTTGATCTCGCTGCCGAATCTTCGCCCGAATCATTTGCACCGTACAGCGACCGGGCTGGTTTCGGCCAAAGCGCAAAGCACGATCCTTGCGTACCTGGAGCCGGAGCTTACCGATGAAGAGAAGGACGTCGCCCGGCAAGGAAGAAATGCCAAATCGGGAACCATCCCCAAAAATGCGGATGTTCTGGAATACCGGCATGCTACTGCTTTTGAGTGTCTGATCGGTTATTTATATTACACAGGCCAGCAGGCCAGAATCCGGGAGCTTGTTGACAGCAGCATACAATACATGATGAATCGGCCTAAGTGA
- the rlmB gene encoding 23S rRNA (guanosine(2251)-2'-O)-methyltransferase RlmB has translation MEELKTEEEVLAGKHSVLEALRAGRTLNKIWIAETAQKHLTAPIIAEARKAGIVIQHVDKRKLDQLAPGVQHQGVVAQAAPFAYTEVADILAAAEAKGEPPFLLLLDEIEDPHNLGSILRTADCTGVHGVIVPKRRSAQITATVSKTSAGAVEYVPVARVTNLGQTIDRLKELGVWVVGTDVDTDQNLYASDIFTGPVAVVIGNENKGMGRLIREKCDVLLKLPMAGKINSLNASVAAGVIMYEVLRRRHQQG, from the coding sequence ATGGAAGAATTGAAGACAGAAGAGGAAGTATTGGCCGGCAAGCATTCAGTGCTTGAAGCGCTTCGTGCCGGCCGTACACTCAATAAGATTTGGATCGCCGAAACGGCGCAAAAGCATCTGACCGCACCCATTATTGCCGAAGCGCGCAAAGCGGGAATTGTGATTCAGCATGTGGACAAAAGAAAGCTGGACCAGCTTGCACCCGGAGTGCAGCATCAAGGGGTAGTTGCACAGGCTGCACCTTTTGCGTATACAGAGGTAGCCGATATTCTGGCAGCGGCAGAAGCCAAGGGAGAACCTCCGTTTCTGCTTTTGCTGGATGAAATCGAAGACCCTCACAACCTGGGCTCCATTCTGCGTACCGCTGATTGCACGGGTGTGCATGGAGTTATAGTTCCCAAGAGACGGTCTGCACAGATTACAGCAACTGTGTCCAAAACCTCTGCAGGAGCCGTTGAATATGTGCCCGTCGCACGTGTAACCAACCTTGGGCAGACTATTGACCGCCTCAAAGAGCTGGGAGTCTGGGTAGTAGGGACCGATGTGGATACGGATCAGAATCTGTATGCATCGGATATATTTACAGGTCCGGTAGCGGTGGTAATCGGGAACGAGAATAAAGGAATGGGCCGTCTGATCCGGGAGAAATGCGATGTTCTGCTGAAGCTGCCTATGGCCGGTAAGATCAATTCGTTAAATGCTTCGGTCGCTGCAGGCGTTATCATGTACGAGGTGCTGCGCCGCCGGCATCAGCAAGGATAG